The proteins below are encoded in one region of Syntrophotalea carbinolica DSM 2380:
- the rph gene encoding ribonuclease PH, with product MSDSVARRADGRTPSELRPIYFSRGFTRYAEGSVLVSFGETRVLCNATVEEGVPSFLRGQGQGWITAEYSMLPRATQVRSAREATRGKVGGRTSEIQRLIGRSLRAICDLEMLGERTILIDCDVLQADGGTRTAAITGAYVALHDAVYGLVRENQLSDSPLRDSVSAVSVGLVDGHPLLDLDYAEDFRAAVDMNFVITGSGHFVEVQGTAEERPFSMEELDDLRNLALAGCRDLHRLQLRALEA from the coding sequence GTGAGTGATTCCGTAGCCCGGCGCGCCGATGGCCGTACCCCATCCGAGTTGCGTCCTATATATTTCAGCCGCGGTTTTACCCGTTATGCCGAAGGTTCGGTATTGGTGTCTTTCGGTGAAACCCGCGTTTTATGCAATGCGACCGTTGAAGAGGGCGTACCGTCCTTTCTTCGCGGCCAGGGGCAAGGTTGGATCACCGCTGAATATTCCATGTTGCCTCGCGCAACCCAGGTGCGGTCTGCACGTGAGGCCACCCGCGGTAAAGTCGGAGGCCGCACCAGTGAAATACAGCGGCTCATCGGGCGGTCGTTGCGGGCGATTTGCGACCTCGAAATGCTTGGGGAACGCACGATTCTCATCGACTGCGACGTTCTGCAGGCCGATGGAGGCACGCGTACTGCCGCCATAACCGGTGCTTACGTGGCTCTGCATGATGCCGTCTATGGCCTCGTGCGTGAAAACCAACTGTCCGATTCTCCCTTGCGCGACAGCGTCTCTGCCGTCAGTGTCGGATTGGTGGACGGACATCCGCTGCTCGACCTCGATTATGCCGAAGATTTCCGGGCCGCTGTAGATATGAATTTCGTCATCACCGGTTCCGGGCATTTCGTCGAGGTGCAAGGTACCGCCGAAGAACGCCCTTTCAGCATGGAAGAGTTGGACGATCTGCGCAATCTGGCCCTGGCGGGTTGTCGTGATTTGCATCGCTTGCAATTGCGGGCCCTGGAGGCATAA
- a CDS encoding N-acetylmuramoyl-L-alanine amidase family protein, whose amino-acid sequence MIRFFIPLMLLFLLYVLPVHAAVEITVEGQPAERVEEVYHRDGMDYLAIDDVLPVLGLSGRWQSVKHVYQIQSPKGTAVISPGSHFLRLGDQMTPLGQPPRFIDGRLRISVNFLQNQLAALVSRPVVYRNLDPNNIQDPNPGTELDRLFAFLLQREPEKAEDQRTKTTVAIDPGHGGEDPGVIGIDGIKEKAVTLAVAQGLEKQIKMRLDMPVFLTRNDDYSLQREKRLQNLARSGADLLLVLHAQSSPSTLPHGIVLFVRPREEVASGTVSARDDSMQLAQALKSSLQAAGLPVAGILRAPLLPLGRGDLPTVLVEMGYLSHVSDQARLSVPQGQKDLAVALFEGLNSFVETKQEEVL is encoded by the coding sequence ATGATCCGTTTTTTTATTCCGTTAATGCTTTTGTTTTTGTTATATGTCCTCCCTGTCCATGCCGCCGTTGAAATCACGGTGGAAGGGCAGCCGGCCGAACGGGTTGAAGAGGTCTATCACCGTGATGGTATGGACTATCTGGCCATTGACGATGTCTTGCCCGTACTGGGATTGTCCGGACGCTGGCAGTCGGTGAAGCATGTTTATCAGATCCAATCGCCCAAAGGCACGGCGGTTATCTCGCCTGGCAGTCATTTTCTTCGCTTGGGCGACCAGATGACTCCTCTTGGTCAACCGCCGCGATTTATCGATGGTCGACTGCGCATCTCCGTAAACTTTTTGCAGAATCAACTGGCGGCTCTGGTAAGTCGTCCCGTGGTGTATCGCAATCTCGATCCCAACAATATTCAGGATCCCAACCCTGGTACGGAGCTTGACCGTCTATTTGCGTTTCTGCTGCAGCGGGAACCCGAAAAAGCCGAAGACCAGCGTACCAAAACTACGGTGGCCATCGACCCCGGGCATGGCGGAGAGGATCCCGGTGTCATCGGGATCGACGGCATCAAGGAAAAGGCCGTCACGCTGGCCGTTGCTCAGGGTCTCGAAAAACAGATCAAGATGCGGCTCGATATGCCGGTTTTTCTTACCCGTAACGATGATTATTCCCTGCAGCGGGAGAAACGGTTGCAGAATCTCGCGCGTTCCGGTGCTGATCTGCTGCTGGTTCTGCATGCCCAGTCATCTCCCTCTACTCTTCCCCACGGCATTGTTCTTTTTGTGCGCCCCAGGGAGGAAGTCGCCTCCGGAACCGTTTCCGCTCGCGATGACAGCATGCAATTGGCCCAGGCACTGAAATCCTCCCTGCAGGCGGCAGGGTTGCCTGTGGCCGGGATTCTGCGGGCTCCGTTGTTGCCGTTGGGGCGGGGTGATTTGCCAACGGTGCTGGTGGAAATGGGCTACTTGAGCCATGTTTCCGACCAGGCACGTTTATCCGTGCCCCAGGGACAGAAAGACCTGGCCGTGGCTTTGTTCGAAGGTCTTAACTCTTTTGTCGAAACCAAGCAGGAGGAAGTTCTGTGA
- a CDS encoding DHH family phosphoesterase — protein MTVETTVDLHRTLEFTEKFLGWMRGRGAVLIVTHDHPDPDSLAAAMALKHLITVKTGQPATIAFGGMIGRGENRVMVRKLEIDLVPLSSLDLDRFQVVCMVDSQPGTGNNSFPVERKVDLVIDHHPARESCRDVHWVDVRDDYGATATMLYEYLEAQGVSFGTKLATILFYAIKSETQDLGRDWIRADRRAYLQLLPLVNNSILFDILHPEVPRAYFAHFSHAIQNAMIYEDILVFNLYEIDTPDMVAELADFLLRVDEVKVVLGMGHYRDSVALSFRTLRNDLNAGEMLQSVVADLGTAGGHGMIAGGQIPGIDGSRQSLASLEQTLTHRLLQAFHYYPAPGVPLVAE, from the coding sequence ATGACTGTTGAGACGACGGTGGATTTACATCGGACGCTGGAGTTTACCGAGAAGTTTCTGGGCTGGATGCGGGGGCGCGGTGCCGTATTGATCGTTACCCACGATCATCCCGACCCCGATTCCCTGGCGGCGGCGATGGCTCTTAAACATCTGATTACAGTCAAGACCGGACAGCCCGCAACCATCGCCTTCGGTGGCATGATCGGGCGGGGGGAAAACCGGGTCATGGTCCGGAAGCTCGAGATCGATCTGGTGCCTCTTTCTTCCCTGGATCTTGATCGTTTCCAGGTGGTTTGCATGGTCGACAGCCAACCGGGTACGGGCAACAATTCCTTTCCGGTGGAGCGCAAGGTCGATCTGGTGATAGATCATCATCCTGCCAGGGAGTCATGCCGGGACGTACACTGGGTCGATGTTCGCGATGATTACGGTGCTACAGCCACCATGCTTTACGAATATCTGGAAGCTCAAGGTGTCTCCTTCGGTACCAAGCTTGCCACGATTCTTTTTTACGCCATAAAATCCGAGACGCAGGATCTCGGCCGGGACTGGATCCGGGCCGACCGCCGCGCCTATCTGCAGCTTCTGCCGCTGGTGAATAACAGTATCCTGTTTGATATTCTCCATCCCGAGGTGCCGCGTGCTTACTTCGCGCATTTCAGTCACGCGATTCAAAACGCCATGATTTACGAGGATATACTGGTGTTCAACCTTTATGAAATCGATACGCCCGATATGGTTGCCGAGCTGGCCGATTTTTTGCTGCGGGTCGATGAGGTCAAAGTTGTATTGGGGATGGGGCATTACCGCGACAGTGTGGCGTTGTCTTTCCGCACCCTGCGCAACGATCTGAATGCCGGCGAAATGCTGCAGTCGGTTGTCGCCGATCTGGGTACGGCAGGAGGGCACGGTATGATCGCCGGTGGGCAGATTCCCGGTATCGACGGCAGCCGGCAATCCCTTGCCTCCCTGGAACAGACCCTTACTCACCGATTGCTGCAGGCGTTTCACTACTATCCCGCGCCCGGTGTGCCCCTGGTGGCGGAGTGA
- a CDS encoding TIGR00725 family protein: MRQPIIGVIGAASVAAAGYETGRQVGRLIAEANAVLVCGGLGGIMEAACRGACEAGGQTLGLLPGPDAVAANPWVTLPLPTNLGHARNVIIAHTAQALIAVEGEYGTLSEMAIGLKLGKPVVALDSWPDLPGVIYATNPAEAVERALGGIGMGG, encoded by the coding sequence ATGCGACAACCGATTATCGGGGTTATCGGCGCTGCTTCGGTCGCTGCCGCCGGTTACGAGACCGGTCGCCAGGTAGGGCGGTTGATTGCCGAGGCCAATGCGGTGCTTGTGTGTGGCGGGCTTGGCGGCATCATGGAAGCCGCCTGCCGCGGTGCTTGTGAGGCTGGCGGCCAGACCCTCGGGCTGCTCCCTGGCCCTGATGCCGTCGCGGCCAATCCCTGGGTGACGCTGCCGCTACCAACCAATTTGGGACACGCCCGCAATGTGATTATTGCGCATACCGCCCAGGCCCTCATAGCCGTGGAGGGTGAGTACGGCACCTTGTCGGAGATGGCCATCGGCCTTAAGCTGGGCAAGCCGGTGGTGGCGCTTGACAGTTGGCCCGATCTGCCGGGTGTGATCTATGCGACCAATCCCGCGGAGGCTGTGGAAAGGGCATTGGGCGGCATCGGAATGGGTGGATGA
- a CDS encoding tetratricopeptide repeat protein encodes MNDEFNDFPFFPDEERDLPELAQRALQQGELDQALELGETWLESHPLDVDAMHLCALAAAGLGDELKALTLYRKALLLEPAHGPLHHNLGALLEKRKDYLQALSHLRRAMVLQPDFPEIYINLGNVLDALGQSEEALAMYREAIRRQPETGDVFFNQGCALNRLGRYREALESFDAVLLQDPGSASALNGKGLALIGLGYDEEAIAAFSAAIERTPDSTLYRYNRALALRGQQRLLEALQELDEILNVDANYIDAVLQKAEVLHQLGLEQEGWAALKKAEELDPEHPEIPCCRGLLLKSQGDLTGALQAVEQCLGHFPDDRKALGQKGLILMELGRLDEAALCFNAVLEQGENADIAYRMACIYARQGQVRKAAKSLDQAAARDPEKLRAAQTDTAFDTVRETPSFKRLFKKFHLL; translated from the coding sequence ATGAACGATGAATTTAACGATTTCCCGTTTTTCCCCGACGAGGAGCGCGACCTGCCCGAGTTGGCTCAACGCGCCTTGCAACAGGGGGAACTGGATCAGGCGTTGGAACTTGGTGAAACCTGGCTGGAGAGTCACCCCCTCGATGTGGATGCCATGCACCTGTGTGCCCTGGCGGCCGCCGGCCTGGGGGATGAGCTGAAAGCTTTGACGTTGTACCGCAAGGCCTTGCTTCTGGAACCGGCACATGGCCCTTTGCATCATAATCTTGGAGCGTTGCTGGAAAAGCGTAAGGATTATCTGCAGGCCTTGTCTCATTTACGTCGGGCTATGGTATTGCAGCCCGATTTTCCGGAAATTTATATCAATCTGGGCAATGTCCTCGACGCCCTTGGTCAGAGCGAGGAAGCTCTGGCCATGTACCGCGAAGCCATTCGGCGGCAGCCGGAAACGGGCGACGTATTTTTCAACCAGGGATGTGCGCTGAACCGTCTGGGCCGCTATCGCGAGGCGCTGGAGAGTTTCGATGCGGTTTTGCTGCAGGATCCGGGCAGTGCATCGGCTCTGAATGGCAAGGGGCTGGCTTTGATCGGATTGGGGTACGATGAGGAAGCCATCGCCGCTTTTTCAGCGGCCATTGAACGCACTCCGGATTCTACCCTTTATCGATACAACCGGGCCTTGGCGCTGCGCGGGCAGCAGCGCTTGCTTGAAGCGTTACAAGAGCTGGATGAGATATTGAACGTCGATGCGAACTATATCGACGCCGTTCTGCAAAAGGCAGAAGTTCTTCATCAGCTGGGCCTGGAACAAGAGGGCTGGGCGGCTCTGAAAAAAGCCGAAGAGTTGGACCCCGAGCATCCGGAAATCCCTTGCTGTCGTGGCCTGTTGCTTAAAAGTCAGGGGGATTTGACGGGCGCTTTGCAAGCTGTCGAACAATGTCTTGGCCATTTCCCGGATGATCGCAAAGCCCTTGGTCAAAAAGGCTTGATATTGATGGAACTGGGTCGCCTGGACGAGGCCGCATTATGTTTCAATGCCGTTCTCGAACAGGGGGAGAACGCGGACATTGCCTATCGCATGGCCTGTATCTATGCGCGTCAGGGGCAGGTTCGGAAGGCGGCCAAATCTCTGGATCAGGCCGCGGCCCGCGATCCGGAAAAATTACGCGCGGCCCAGACCGATACGGCTTTTGATACGGTGCGTGAAACACCATCGTTCAAACGTCTGTTCAAGAAATTTCACTTGCTGTAG
- a CDS encoding tRNA-queuosine alpha-mannosyltransferase domain-containing protein, with protein MNILLLEPYLAGSHAAWAQQYAAYSSHQVRVLGLPGRHWKWRMHGGAVTLARQWLSEETSADMLLATDMLDLACFQGLVRQRCGSVPSVLYFHENQLTYPWSPRDGDPGKQRDAHYAFMNFTSALAADAVFFNSRYHHEAFFEALPRFLKRFPDCRPLDDVDRIREKSQVLPLGLDLRRFDEHREQPAQPADVPLILWNHRWEYDKNPEEFFAALFVLADEGWPFEVVVLGESFAETPPIFQQARQRLGSRIVHFGYARDFAEYARWLWRADILPVTSIHDFFGISVVEAMYCQTWPLLPRRLAYPEHLPAEYHSRHLYDGIEELLQRMRVLLAESTVPVDNRGPREWVQDYDWHGQAKRYDRVLQSLATHSARGTAMAGRGAVGAQNLL; from the coding sequence ATGAATATTCTGTTGCTGGAACCGTACCTGGCCGGGTCGCATGCCGCTTGGGCACAACAGTATGCCGCGTACAGCAGCCATCAGGTGCGGGTGCTCGGGTTGCCCGGTCGTCATTGGAAGTGGCGCATGCATGGCGGCGCAGTGACGCTGGCCCGGCAATGGCTTTCCGAAGAGACTTCCGCCGATATGCTGCTGGCCACCGATATGCTTGATCTGGCCTGTTTCCAAGGGTTGGTCCGCCAGCGTTGCGGTAGTGTGCCTTCCGTTCTCTATTTTCACGAAAATCAGTTGACCTATCCCTGGTCTCCTCGCGATGGCGATCCCGGCAAACAACGGGATGCTCATTATGCTTTCATGAATTTTACCAGTGCCCTGGCCGCAGATGCAGTGTTTTTCAATTCCCGCTATCATCATGAGGCCTTTTTCGAGGCATTGCCGCGTTTCCTGAAGCGTTTCCCCGATTGCCGTCCTCTGGATGATGTTGACCGGATTCGCGAAAAAAGCCAGGTTTTGCCCCTGGGACTGGATTTGCGGCGTTTCGACGAACATCGGGAACAGCCGGCCCAACCTGCCGACGTGCCGCTTATTTTGTGGAATCATCGCTGGGAGTACGATAAAAATCCCGAGGAATTTTTTGCGGCCCTATTCGTACTTGCTGATGAAGGTTGGCCTTTTGAGGTGGTCGTACTCGGCGAGTCGTTTGCCGAGACCCCGCCCATATTTCAACAGGCCCGGCAACGTCTCGGATCGCGCATTGTGCATTTCGGGTATGCGCGTGATTTTGCCGAGTATGCCCGCTGGTTATGGCGGGCTGATATTCTGCCGGTGACCTCCATTCACGATTTTTTCGGCATCAGTGTGGTCGAAGCCATGTATTGTCAGACATGGCCCCTGCTTCCGCGGCGTCTGGCCTATCCCGAACACCTGCCGGCCGAGTACCATTCCCGGCATCTGTACGACGGTATCGAGGAACTGCTGCAGCGTATGCGGGTGTTGCTGGCGGAGTCGACAGTTCCGGTTGATAACAGGGGGCCCCGTGAATGGGTGCAGGATTACGACTGGCACGGGCAGGCCAAGCGTTACGACAGGGTTCTGCAATCGTTGGCAACCCACTCTGCCCGGGGTACGGCGATGGCCGGCAGGGGGGCCGTTGGAGCGCAAAACCTGCTATAA
- a CDS encoding O-acetyl-ADP-ribose deacetylase gives MMRETFGRIELLVGDITRLEVDAIVNAANRSLLGGGGVDGAIHRAAGPRLVEECRSLNGCETGDAKITDGYDLPARHVIHTVGPVYRGRPNDPKLLASCYRTSLELARQHGLTSVAFPAISCGIYGYPVERGCRIAVDTVRAFLDDNDLPEKVMFVLFSEDFFHIYREYLRKVTS, from the coding sequence ATGATGCGTGAAACATTTGGCCGAATCGAATTGCTCGTAGGGGACATAACCCGTTTGGAGGTCGATGCCATCGTCAATGCGGCCAATCGCAGTTTGCTCGGCGGCGGCGGCGTGGACGGAGCCATACACCGTGCCGCCGGTCCTCGCCTGGTGGAGGAGTGTCGAAGCCTTAACGGTTGTGAGACGGGCGATGCCAAAATCACCGACGGGTACGATCTCCCGGCGCGCCATGTCATTCATACGGTCGGGCCGGTTTACCGCGGTCGCCCCAATGATCCGAAACTGCTGGCGTCATGCTATCGCACCAGTCTCGAACTGGCCCGTCAGCATGGCCTGACCAGTGTTGCCTTTCCGGCTATCAGTTGCGGTATCTATGGCTATCCCGTCGAGCGGGGATGCCGCATTGCCGTAGATACGGTGCGCGCCTTTCTCGATGACAACGATCTTCCGGAAAAGGTGATGTTCGTCCTTTTTTCGGAGGACTTTTTCCATATCTATCGTGAGTATCTGCGTAAGGTGACGTCCTGA
- a CDS encoding DUF4388 domain-containing protein has protein sequence MIALPRGKSVKEGIDPKGIDWQEVLGKLHDGHFTGYLHVTAAVGSGILLFFRGQVATIRYCSGSTEQSGEEALLSIFSDSLSGQARLNIYRLEPGLAVDMYNLIEGNPLYQGQRRELLDIPHLIALLKRDAFSGGLHVQAKEAVAIILMREGRFLGFFHDGSPTLATDAELSRSVAWQPEATIDVIRSAGVAEEDLPDLLAKTDLVTLWDKALLSAAHVDL, from the coding sequence ATGATTGCATTGCCGCGAGGTAAATCGGTAAAAGAGGGGATCGATCCCAAAGGTATAGATTGGCAGGAAGTGCTGGGAAAACTGCACGACGGTCATTTTACCGGATATTTGCATGTGACGGCTGCTGTCGGATCCGGGATTCTGCTTTTTTTTCGCGGGCAGGTCGCTACGATCCGCTACTGTTCCGGCAGTACGGAGCAGTCCGGTGAAGAGGCCTTGCTGAGTATCTTTTCGGACTCGCTTTCGGGACAGGCACGGCTGAATATCTATCGTTTGGAACCCGGTCTTGCCGTGGACATGTATAATTTGATCGAAGGTAACCCGCTTTACCAGGGGCAACGGCGTGAGTTGCTCGATATTCCCCATTTGATCGCGTTGCTGAAGCGTGATGCGTTCAGCGGCGGTTTGCATGTTCAGGCCAAGGAAGCCGTCGCCATTATTCTGATGCGAGAGGGTCGTTTCCTGGGGTTTTTCCACGACGGCTCTCCGACGCTGGCGACCGATGCGGAACTCTCCCGGTCCGTAGCATGGCAACCGGAAGCCACCATCGACGTGATTCGTTCCGCCGGGGTGGCGGAAGAGGACCTGCCCGACCTTTTGGCCAAAACCGATTTGGTGACGCTGTGGGACAAGGCATTGTTGAGTGCCGCCCACGTCGATTTGTAG
- a CDS encoding ABC-F family ATP-binding cassette domain-containing protein, which yields MLQLRNIIKDFGDRRLFAGINWHIRPADRIGLCGENGTGKTTLLRILAGEVHLDGGELQTARQTTIGYLPQDGLVHDGRSLFEEVRSALADLLAMEAELRSLEAQIGEDSPSTLLERYAEVQDVFRHRGGYTMEAEIGRVLGGLGFAENDWQKPCEEFSGGWQMRIALAKLLLQRPNLLLLDEPTNHLDLPARDWLENYLSDYPFAVVLVSHDRFFLDRVVNRIVELWNGALTEYPGNYSAYLTAREQRITALRAARVRQDEEISRIESFINRFRYQANKAAQVQSRIKQLEKIERIDVPPERKSIAFKFPAPPKGGRQAMELEDVEHGYGTLSVLQDVSLHIERGERVALVGANGAGKSTLMRLLAGIEAPRSGSRREGHNLHLAYFAQDQARVLNPEHTVLEELTAAAPFDMVPRVRDILGAFLFSGDDVLKSVAVLSGGERNRLALAMLLLRPANLLLLDEPTNHLDLQSKDVLLRSLLAYEGTLVFVSHDRYFVDRLATRVVEVGGGQALSHLGNYEDFLRAKAADGDRSHSAERVEQHQAASATGAAGAESTSGASYEERKAARREERRRQKQLAEIETLIETGEENLAQLEARLADPGLYEDPERSRQIAAEYQSLQDEVGVLYQRWESLQLEESA from the coding sequence ATGCTGCAACTGCGAAATATTATAAAGGATTTTGGGGACAGGCGTCTATTTGCCGGTATCAACTGGCATATCCGGCCTGCTGATCGTATTGGCCTTTGCGGAGAGAACGGTACGGGGAAGACCACCCTGTTGCGAATTCTTGCCGGAGAGGTGCATCTTGATGGCGGCGAGCTGCAAACCGCCCGCCAGACAACCATCGGCTACTTGCCTCAGGACGGCTTGGTGCATGACGGGCGAAGCCTCTTTGAGGAGGTGCGGTCGGCTCTTGCGGACCTTCTCGCCATGGAAGCCGAGTTGCGATCCCTGGAGGCTCAGATTGGCGAGGACAGCCCGTCGACTCTGTTGGAACGCTATGCAGAGGTGCAGGACGTTTTTCGGCATCGTGGCGGATATACCATGGAGGCGGAGATCGGCAGGGTGCTGGGTGGGCTCGGGTTTGCCGAGAACGATTGGCAAAAACCCTGCGAGGAGTTTTCCGGCGGTTGGCAGATGCGTATCGCTTTGGCCAAACTGCTGTTGCAGCGTCCCAATCTGCTGTTGCTCGATGAACCGACCAATCATCTCGATCTGCCAGCCCGGGATTGGCTTGAAAATTATCTGTCCGATTATCCTTTTGCCGTGGTGCTGGTCTCTCACGATCGCTTTTTTCTCGATCGGGTAGTCAATCGTATCGTTGAACTGTGGAATGGCGCCTTGACCGAGTATCCGGGTAATTACAGCGCCTATCTGACTGCGCGTGAACAGCGCATTACGGCCCTGCGGGCGGCGCGGGTGCGTCAGGATGAAGAAATTTCCCGCATCGAGTCTTTTATCAACCGCTTCCGATATCAGGCCAACAAAGCGGCCCAGGTACAAAGCCGGATCAAGCAGTTGGAAAAGATCGAACGTATCGATGTGCCTCCCGAGCGCAAAAGCATTGCTTTTAAATTCCCGGCTCCGCCCAAGGGCGGCCGCCAGGCTATGGAGTTGGAGGATGTCGAGCACGGATACGGCACCCTAAGCGTATTGCAGGATGTGTCTTTGCATATAGAGCGCGGAGAAAGGGTGGCACTGGTCGGCGCCAACGGGGCCGGCAAGTCGACCCTCATGCGTTTGCTGGCAGGGATTGAAGCGCCGCGAAGCGGTTCGCGGCGCGAAGGGCACAATCTGCATTTGGCATATTTTGCCCAGGACCAGGCCAGGGTACTGAATCCCGAGCACACGGTGTTGGAAGAATTGACCGCTGCGGCGCCCTTTGACATGGTGCCGCGGGTGCGGGATATTCTCGGGGCGTTTTTGTTCTCCGGTGACGACGTGCTCAAATCGGTAGCGGTATTGTCCGGTGGGGAACGAAACCGCCTGGCTCTGGCCATGCTGTTGTTGCGACCGGCCAATCTGCTGTTGCTCGATGAACCGACCAATCATCTTGATCTGCAATCCAAGGACGTGCTGCTACGTTCGTTGCTGGCTTACGAAGGAACCCTGGTTTTCGTGTCGCATGATCGCTATTTTGTCGATCGCCTGGCCACGCGGGTTGTCGAAGTTGGCGGCGGTCAGGCTTTGTCGCATCTCGGCAACTATGAGGATTTTCTGCGAGCCAAGGCTGCCGATGGTGACCGCAGTCACTCGGCCGAGCGCGTGGAACAGCATCAGGCGGCTTCCGCAACCGGAGCTGCCGGGGCCGAGTCGACTTCCGGAGCTTCGTATGAAGAACGCAAGGCCGCCAGGCGTGAAGAGCGCCGCAGACAGAAACAACTGGCGGAGATCGAAACGTTGATCGAGACCGGCGAGGAAAATCTTGCTCAATTGGAAGCTCGCCTGGCCGATCCCGGTCTGTATGAAGACCCCGAGCGTTCCCGGCAGATCGCTGCGGAATACCAGAGCCTGCAGGATGAGGTCGGCGTATTGTACCAACGGTGGGAGTCCCTGCAGCTGGAAGAATCGGCCTGA